The Arachis ipaensis cultivar K30076 chromosome B03, Araip1.1, whole genome shotgun sequence region GGTCTTCATCATATGTGTATATATTAGGAAATAAATGTTTAGATGATCCTAGCAATCTAAGCAAAAAGGGAGAATATTATGAGTTGTCTCTATGTAATATACAAATATGTATCAGTTTCAATCAATAAAAGATAGTGTTTATGTTTGTAATAATttattatgttatttttatgatgctttttttttcttaatatttagTTTGCTATCTTCCACATCCAtcacttaaaatttgacactaataATACGATACCACCTACGTATTTTCTCAAATAAACTGcttcatttttatttatattctttTGAAGACAACAAACATTTATTATCATTGTATTTGTTATAGTTGCATaattattaattacttaattggGATCCGGTTTTATCATTAAAAAGATGAGGAGCCATTTATGCGTTTTGGGCCTCCAATTAGGCCCAATAAATACAGCTGGCTTTATGAGCAGCCCAAATAGCTTGAGACCCAAAAAAGTGAAAAACATTTTCGGGCATAAGTTAAGAGTTCCTTTTCACATCTCACTCTGTTCTTCCTCTGTCTATAAGAATTTAGtctgttttccttttttttttttgtctttttctaaACCTAAATTATTTTCTTGTGTATGATATTGGTCATATTTATctcaaatttaaataaataattaccaCCGTGTGTCTTTTTACTCATCTATATCGAATATATTCCATATTTCAATTAGAATAATGCTTCCAAATTAAAGGGGGGATAACATTGACACCCCTATTTTATCATACAAGAAACTGTAAGAAGCAGCATATGTTAAACTTCAATTAGACACATATATATATTCAtaactttatttttaatactgtaAAGTAGTTGGTTCATGTTAATATATTACTAACTGATTTTCATGGGTGGCATATAATATTATAGTTAATTTGGTTCCTTTGATGATTTCTGAGCTAAAATTGCATTGTACTCATCTCTGAGAGTATTATATTTCTTGCTTAATGCATTGAAACTTCCCATTTTCTCCTCTGTTAGCTCCCTCCTCTTCTTTTCCAATCGATTCTTTGTCATTTCAATTTGTCTCTTCAGTTCTtggattttcatgtttttctcttcatGCTCTTTCTGCAATGCTTCCAACTCTGATGTCTTTCTTCCTATTTTATAATATTACGTATCACAATGAAAATATACattaaataaaagtataaaaccaTTCATTAGACCaactaataatataatatttgtaaaaaaaaaaaaatgatcattaattaattaattaaatacctGTGGCCAAACTATTTGAACTACTACCTTCCATAGCTTTCTGCCTTCCCAGCTGCTGCAAAACACAACATTCCTATCTCATATTATGTGGACtcattttattcaattttaaataaaaatgatgtTATTGGACACAATATATCAAGAGATATGAATACATATAACATAATTCATCTGCTGTTgttcaaaatatttaaaaaaaaagaaaaagaaatagtagTTCTGGCTCCTTAGTCAAAGAGCAATGCTAAGATATGATTAATACTTGATAATTATTGATAGTCAACTTATTATCAAAGGGGATTAAGCTTTGATTTCTTTATTACTCATgagaatataaaaatattataagaaCTCAAAAGTTcagtgaaaaaataataaaaattctagAAATGTGCATAAAGAAGTGATGTGTCAAGACTTCAAGGGAGGAGTGAGACATGTGTAACTTCTCATAGACTTCATTTTGTCTTCACTTGGAGAGACAACACCACAGAAACTGAGTTTTCAAGAATACACAACTCAGTTTTAAACAAAGATATTCACAGGAAAAGGAACAACATACAAGGTTACAACAAAaccatgaaaaaaataaattaaaaaagaaaaacatatgGAAAGAAAGACAGTTCCAGTGAACATTTGTgtccaatttttctttttttccattCTAAATGTTAAAAAGAGGAAACTAATGAAATCCATCAAAAAGCAAAGAAACTTGGACAACCCATTTTTTCTTctatgatgaatgaatgaatgaagcaGTAAATTCTGaccaaagaaacaaataataagtaACATAAACAAGGAGTTTTCTTTTCTTACCCCAAACCCTGCACTTTGTCTTCAATTCACACTTCGCAAAACGCATCAGTAATGGTTATGGTTATGGTGGCCCCTCTTCATCTATCTGCTAGTAACTAAAGGTTTTGTAAACTATATATAACTATAAGCCAAATGGAATGACATAAGCCTTGGACCCTTATCTTGAATTTGCAtaataacaataaataataaaactttaTAGCTTTTTGTGTAATTTTATTCTGCATACCAAATAAAAAATGTGATTGATGCCACTTGTCTAGTGCCATAGATAGATATCGTAGCTAGCTTGCAAAAATTCAATCTTTATGAAAAGCTTTGGGAATGATGGTTGTGGTTGTGGTGGCACATGAATCTATGAATAGACTCTACGTCACTCACACATACACACACTATGAGTGTAACATAGAAATAAGTAACAATTATGTTTTTTCTGAGGACCAATAATCTTTGCTATTTCAGGGAAACTAAATTCCTAAGCTAGAGTTCAGTACAGAGATTTATTGGAGATTGTTGATGTGATAACTTTCTCTGTGCTTTTCTTGTCACATCAATGCACATCACAAACTCACTGTACTATGACATTGGAATCaggttattttttatataaatctgTGTAATGTgggaactttttctttttaatattgtattacTAGAGGTGAAATCCTTCATCATGAACTAAACTGTGTGTTGAACACAACTATGGCCATTTACAAAACGTCAATGACGTTTTGTGTTtcttcaattaaaataatatttttttaacaaaacgtCAGTGACTTTTTGTTCTTTgatgattaaaaaattttttttattacaaaacgttAGTGACGTTTTGTGCTACTACCACAATCCTGTAGaacaccaaaatcatcaaatatttttgtatttcacattaaaattatccatatataaaaattttagccgTAATGTGGTTCCTTACACAGGcctagttttttattttctagcATGCCATCTTTGTAAAGTTTGACTCAATAGCAAGAGGGGACCTATCTTCATATCCCCACATTTGAAGGCACAGAGGAAAAGGATTTGGTTGTTGAGATTATCATTATTATGCTTCTTGGTTTTAGCACAAATAAGCAAATAAgtaatagttcaaatgacatagtctctccatactcaattaagaggttacgggttcgagtctcatatatTTGAAAAAAGCCAAGAAacaataactcaaatggcatagtctctccatactcaattaagaggttgcgggttcgagtctccatatcttcggtaaaaaaaaattataattttaacatGTATTTACATTTTAACTAAATCTTATTTGTCTTAATTTTAAGagaaattctccacatacaagtcatttatttcttcttctttttctttctccatgCCTCCTCTTCTTCgtttctgcacgttcttctttctcttcttcttcttcgtttatgcacgttcttcttcctcctcttcttcttcttttctttcttttcttgctttctctttctccttcttcatttacgtgattttttctctgttttctttcttcgttattctcgatttccattgttttttgacatcaaactctgaaatcgtttttgaaagagaaagagttctgcataaggtgtacttcaacaaattttgggtgtatttcttaaattctttgggtgtattttcgtaatcctttgggtgtatttctgtaaccctTTGGGTGtattgtttgggtgtatttctgtatcttcaaaacgatttcaaagcttgatttcagaaaccatgaaaatcgaaaaaaaaaaaaacgaagcaagAATACCAGTGATAAACACAGATAAAACAACGAATGAAAAGGCAAATAGAGAATGCACAAAGGAAATCAAATTTGACAAGAAACTCGTTtttatggaagaagaagaagaagagtaggagaagaagaaggagaagaagaagaaaaaggaggagaagaagaaggaagatgaggaggagaaggaggagccaTAGAAATCGTATATGGATCAGCGTATTTTTTGTTAAGTTTCTCCCAACTTGTATGATGACTTGTAAACTAAATAACTTGTATGTATAGCCCtcctcaaaatttatattttgtagaTAATTTAAACCTTCAATCAATGAATTGttagttaattattattattttaataaaatatcaaatatcNNNNNNNNNNNNNNNNNNNNNNNNNNNNNNNNNNNNNNNNNTCGACGGAAAAATGGTATCAAACAAGCAATGACAGTTAATATGCGAATGTATCTTTTAATACCGTACATAAAATAGACTAATAATAGACCTTTGTGCATAAAAGCATAGTTATTAACATTAGACGGGATCCAGTTGAATTAGAGCTGCTAGTTCAACCAAAAACCCAATAAAATCGACCACATCACCTCTtgatttaaatcaaacaaataattaatAGTAATTTTTAGGGTGACAAAATAGATTGAACCAATCAGACTGATCCGCTAAAAAAAATGTCAGATTAGAATTTAAAATctaccaaattaaaaaaattcgctAAATCCACACTGCCAAATTGATAGATTTTGGTGGGGCAGAGCGGGCCAATCCGCGGGGCCAAATATTTTTNNNNTgtttactaattttaatatttttaaaattagtataatttattactatttaaatagtatttattaaatttttatttattaatttaaaattatttttgaattcgGGTGCTATGACCCTCATTTCTGTTTTGAACAAATCAGTTTTTGAATTGATGTCAGGTATTTAATACCCGTTTTTTCTACTTACAATGTACTCCGAATGTATGTACTCTGGAAATTCTACACGCGTCAATACTCAAGATGTGATAAATACCCGTTTTTCGGCTTACAATGTACTCCAAATGTTCTCTGGAGATTCTCCACGCGTCAATACTCAAGATGTGATAAACAGCAAAGAGATAAAACATGCTGTTATTgaaaattgaacctaaatctTTAGAACTGAGACGCCCTTTGTTACCACTTATCACAGACTATTGTTACCCCTTATCACAGATTATATTCAAAACACTCGTGACACTTATTGGTTGAATCCAAAATGGCAAAATATAATACATTGACTGGAAAgattatattttgaatttaataattATGCATAAAACTAATATGATccaaaattaatatattttagtacGAACAACTTATACAATTAAATAAATTATagttaatattataaaaatacaacaaatgaaaaaaaatatatttagatTCTTTTTGTTTATTATATAAAAAGTTGCATCACGGTTTATATAAAgatataaacaaaatataaataactGTAGGAGATAGCGATTGATAAACAAGAAGAATAAACTGTAAGCTGCGACAGAAAAATGGAGTTCGATGAGAAAAACCTAATTCTCTCTTAGGTGTAGCAGTTTACGAATGAAAATTGTTCTATAAAAACTGATTTGAGGTATATTTTGACGTAGAATAGCCAAATACAATATCTAATAAAGataaaatttaaagaaataaaaagtaTAAAGTTTATCGATAACATAAGTTTGGATATATGAAATCAAGTGGATGAATAAATTATTTTACAAGATCACTTTTATTATGTCACCGGTGTAAAGTACGATATGTTTGTGATAGAGTCGATAAAGATctataaggtagcgtttggtggagagacagagacggaaagactgagactaagagacagagactaagagacagggattgaaacaaatctcagtattctgtttcgtgtaaaatgggagacaggaattaaaacaagaatgaaattctaatttaatttgcacaaagggtaaaattggaattaattaattgaaatgaacgtattttaggtataaaatgttattaaagtttcagtctccatctctaaaaatttcagtcccctgtgtccctactttttggaggtactgaaatactaaaattttagagacagagacagaaattttagtaccagtctctgaactaacaaacacgatactgagtctcagtctctcagtctctgtctcagtacctcaaaacaaacgctacctaagttcTCTTCATTGTCGGAGAAGTTTTCCAAAAATGAAAACCATAATTTATATTCAAAGTTGGAGGATGCTATTACCAGGGATCAGCTCTGAATGCTTAATCGACTGGATTGGGAAACCTCAAGTTTGATGCCTATGGTTGCACCAGCTATAGCGTTGGTTGTATTTCCAACCTTTGCAATTGATTTAAATCGCGACAATAGGATGCATGTGTTATAAGAGATAATCATTTCTTTGGCAAGCTAGCGATTGCGATGGCTAGTTCTCCTTACATGATTTCTGATGATACAGAGGACGGAGAATTAGATCGGGTTAAAAATGCAATGCGCTAATATTATTCGAACGAGGAGCCTCTCGAGATAGTTGGGCACAGTGATGAGGATAGAAGGAGCAATCCATGTACACAATATGTGTTGCATAGGATGTTGGGGGAGGCTGTGAGGAATGGCCGCATTGCTCCACTGCTGGTAGGGGGAGATCTTATTGAACTGTCACACCTACAATTTGCAGATGACACTATTTTATTCTGCCCGCCGGAGACTGAAACAATTGTAAACTATAAGAGACTGTTACGGTGCTTTGAGTTGATGTCTGGGCTGAgcattaactttgataaatcGAATCTGATATCGGTGAACTGTGAGCAAGGATGGATTGATCAGGCATGTGGACTGCTGGGATGCCAACAAGCTTCTCTACCGGTTAGATACTTGGGAGTTTCTCTAGGTGCGAATCCGCGCttggtgaagacttggaaacCAATCATTGATAAGGTGGAACAGAAGCTGAGTTTGTGGAAAGCCAAGGTTTTGAATAAATCAGGTAAGCTGGTCCTTATCAAATCGGTGCTGAATAGTCTCCCCATCTACTACCTTAGTCTATACAAGATGCCGAAGGCGGTAGCGGACAAGCTGATTGCTTTACAACGGAACTTTATGTGGTGCAGGGAGAACGGAAACTATGGTATACCTATGGTAAAGTGGGAGATAGTTCAGGCTCCAAAAAAGGTTGGGGGATTGGGGGTTGGTGATGCAGTGCTGAGAAACACAACGcttctgtttaagtggtggtggagttttcaaaggaggattgccCGCTGTGGAAGAAGATTGTGTGTTCGTGTAATAAGTTGAACCCGGATGTCATGTTAGCAACTCAGCCTTTACCAGTAAAGGGTGGCCCTTGGAAGGACATATGTCAGCTGAATATAAAAGAACCGCGGATTCGTGATAAAGTGGTATGTGGACTGGCAATGGAAGTAGGCAATGGTATGCAGACTCGATTTTGGGAAGATAACTGGGTTCAAGGTGGTACTCTGAAAGGAAGTCATCCGAGACTCTACTCTATTTCCAGTCAGCAAGGACTTGTCATCGGGGAGTGTGGTTTTTGGGATGGGCTTGATTGGATTTGGAATTTTCAATGGAGGAGGGCACTGTTCCAATGGGAGCTGGAGCTTGTCAATCAACTGCATGAGAGGTTAAGGCCAGTGAGGTTGTCATCAGGTAGGGAGGACAATGTGGTGTGAAAGTTTGAAAATAAAGGTATTTTCTCTACTAGTTCTGTGATCCAGGCTATACAAGCGGAGACATTATCAGCTGAGATAACGAGTTATAGCTTCACGAGTTCCATTTGGAAAGGTTTCGTCCCTCCGAGAATTGAGCTCTTTGGGTGGTTTGTGCTAGTGGGTAGGGTTAACACCAAGGAGCGGCTGACTAAACTAGGAGTCAACATTCTGGGGGATAGTATGTGTGTACTGTGTACCAAGGAATTAGAATCTGTTGAGCATTTATTCCTTAGGTGTGAGgtaacatggcaggtgtggtgcaagTGGCTGAGGTTACTAGGAAGGGAGTGGGTGATTCCCGGAACTGTTAAAGAAATGTTTGAGAGTTGGCATGGAATGCATAATAGACAACAGGGGAAGAAGATGTGGATGTCAGTgttctttgcagtgatttggaaCATCTGGTTGGAACGGAATGCACGAATCTTCAAGAATGCAAGAGCAAGCCTGGAGGTCATACACACAAGGACGTTGATGAGCTACACGGAATGGAGTGGTGGTGATCCTAGGGGAGGATGAGAGTACTGGGGATAGTAGGGGTTGGTTTATTTGTTGGTAACTGATTATgtgtcttcttctttcttttatttgctccactttaatgtgttgagcttcctttgtttcaaaaaaaaaaacaatatggtCCTTTAAGTTCCGACACATAGCAATATTTGCCACACTTTTTCGCCCTAAATTTGGATGCGATTGCGCAACAACTAGACTTTGAGTATGGTTTTGGGGCCACAGATTGAACGATACAAATCATCCAATGACTTTTCAGATTGGGCAATCATTCCAAAATAAAGAGAAAGTTGTGAGTTGTGCTTAGTATCAAGAGTTATAACATTCGTCGTGCAATGGAGTATTGGAGTCAGCCATCTTAAATATGATGAAAAGTGCAAAAAATTTGGAAAAAGGCTACAATTTGTTAACTCGGATCTCACTTCGGCAAAGAAAGGATACCTGGGAGGTTAGGAAATATAACGGACTTCACGCTTGTTTTTCCACGTCGATATCTAGCGACTAAACCATAGCTCTACTTGCCCATTTCAATCTAGCTTTGCCACAAATGGCAACCACCGAAGATGAATCCGATTTTCATTCTTGTGATGAAAGCTTACTATTAGCTCCTCAAACCATTTTCATGTTAGCTTTTCACCAGGCATGAATTATAGGAAGTCCATGAGGCACTCGTTGATTGCTTTGCCATCAATTGGCAATCCCAAGTGGTACACTGCGTCCTGTAAAGTAATTATATATGCACTCTCCGAATGACATATAGAAAGTGTACGTCTCAATATGCCACTTCTAAATGAATGCGCTAGTCAAAGGCTCATCCAGCCTAAATTAATGATTGTTCAGTCTTACCAGGTGATACAACCCAGCGGTCTCCAAGTATGGGATGATTTGATCATGAAGAGGTATGTTCTGTTGTCTCCTAATACTGTATATAcacctagttttttttttttcaaaggcaATAAAATTTCATTAATAGAAATAGAAGGAGTCATTGTCCATATTACAAGGACTGAAATAAGCAAAACGGGATCTCCCAAAAGAGCATCTGAATAGACCAAAATTTGAAATCAAAAAGGGAAAAGTGAAACATTGGTAAGAAGAACTAAGGGGGATAGTGACGGGGGAGGTCTCGCAGTTCTTAGACTAGCTTCATCGCCGAAGCTACTACTTCCGCTGGGCTGCGGCGTGTGCCCTCATAGAACCAGCTATTTCGTTCCTTCCAGATCAACCAAAGAGTTATAACAATCTGTTGCAGCAGCGATTCACCTCTTGTTCTACCGTGCGCTCGAACTACCGCCAACCACCATGAGCTGAATTCAATAACCTCCGAACTAGGTAAGCACCAGTTGAGTTGAGATTGTCCACATATTTCTTGTGTTTCTCTACATCTAATCAAGCAATGAAGCTGGGTTTCCTCTATTTCATGACAGTAAGAGCAGATTCCACTAGTGGACGGGAATCGATGATGGAGAAGAGAGGAGACTGGTAGACGGTCATGGCAAGCTTTCCAGAggaagatttggattttgtggAGGACTGAGAGCTTCCACAGGGACATCCAAAGGTCCCTCAGACGCagatttggagggaaaagctccAAGGGTTCGTGGAAAAAGTTGTAGGCAATCTGGTATCCTACACCAACACTGTAAGTGTTTGATCTGTGCAACGCCCATTTAATTTTATCACTATCTCCTTCAATCGGAACTGATAAAATTCTGCTACTAATGTCTTCGGTAAAAACTTGCTGAATCATATTTGTGTTCCACTGTCTGTTTGAAGTAATCATATCTTTAACCCAGAAAATTGTTGGATCTGTAGCTTGATGACTTGATTGTGGAGGGACAAAGAAAGGATAGTGTTCCGTGGTTACCTGAAACGGGGAGGTCGATCTGGATGAGATCTTCTGGTTTGGCCAAGGCTGCTGTGCCCGACTTGTTGGAGCTTGAGATGCGGCTGGTCctcgatcaccggagggtggaggtacctgcaagagactctgatacttaagtcagtacgggctttaggcaggtttttagtagaattggagtatcatttatacctgggtgctccagtgtatttatagtagtgttgaGTGACCTTCCTTGAAATAACTTtgttatcctatcttatcttttttaggGTGAGATCACCTATCTTTTGGCCAGCCGCCTTCTAGCAGGCGGTGACTCTTCTTTCTTAGACCTTCTTGAGCTTTTGTGGTGATTCATCTGAGCTCTTTGCGAAGAGGTCGGCAGTAGATCAAGCTTTAAAGAGATCGATTGTTTCGTCTTCGTCCAACCCGGACCCTATAACtcggtccagggtatgaacagatagGGAGGTGAAAGCCACGGGTCTTCAAAAATTCTGATTTCTAAGCCTGTGCCAACACTCCAAGAGAGCCCCTTCTCAACCACTTTGCGCCCTTTTAGCAAGCTGCGCCACCCCATGAAGGTGTGTTTCCAATCTCGGCTTTTAACGCATTGCAATATCGATACTACTTTCCTTTTTAAAATTCTAGATAGGAGTGAACTTGGTTGTGTTGTTATTCGCCAAAACTGCTTCCCCCAGTAAGGCTAAATTCTACGCCCTGAGGTTCTTGATCCCAAGTCCCCCTTCCTTTTTAGGTCTTGTCATAGTATTCCAGCTAATCCACACCATTTTCCTCTTTGTACCTCGCTGTCCCCACCAGTATTGAGAGAGCATGCTATGAATTTCTGAGACGAGTGTGTCTAGGAGCTTAAAACAGGACAGTGTATGTATAGGGACTGNTCCATCCTAGAATATGCTTCCTGATCTTTTTCTTAATGAGGCTAAAGGTAGTTTTTTTAGATTTATTAAAAATAGAAGGAATGCCCAAATATTTGTCTGTAGTCCCAATGTGGTTAATATTTAAAGCTGATGCCCATTTATTTCTGAGTAAATCCAGAGTATTATGGCTGAAGAAGACTGACGATTTGTTGATATTCACTTTTTGTCCACTAAAACCCTCATATGTATGTAAAAGTTCCAAAATATTCTCGCACGAGATCGTAGAAGCCTTGCAAAATAGGATCGAATCATCCGCAAACAGTAGGTGGTTGACTCTGGGGCATCTCCTTAACACTTGAATACCTTAAATTAG contains the following coding sequences:
- the LOC107632472 gene encoding uncharacterized protein LOC107632472 gives rise to the protein MLGEAVRNGRIAPLLVGGDLIELSHLQFADDTILFCPPETETIVNYKRLLRCFELMSGLSINFDKSNLISVNCEQGWIDQACGLLGCQQASLPVRYLGVSLGANPRLVKTWKPIIDKVEQKLSLWKAKVLNKSGKLVLIKSVLNSLPIYYLSLYKMPKAVADKLIALQRNFMWCRENGNYGIPMVKWEIVQAPKKVGGLGVGDAVLRNTTLLFKWWWSFQRRIARCGRRLCVRVIS